The Cytobacillus sp. NJ13 sequence TTGTGCCGGGAAAACAAGTAACACTCAGCCATTTAATCGCAAATCCCGATCCGGATATGTTTGAAAAACTGGGGATCCAGCAGGCAGGTGCGTTAGGGATTTTAACACTGACACCAAGTGAAACGGTTATCATTGCAGGAGATCTGGCGACAAAAGCTGCAGACGTGCAGATAG is a genomic window containing:
- a CDS encoding BMC domain-containing protein; amino-acid sequence: MNEEKQRFIQEFVPGKQVTLSHLIANPDPDMFEKLGIQQAGALGILTLTPSETVIIAGDLATKAADVQIGFLDRFTGSLVIVGTVSAVQMAMEEINRFLSETLRYTPSEITKS